Proteins found in one Alteromonas macleodii genomic segment:
- a CDS encoding histidine kinase, with protein sequence MTGIISTLKRLIHIGEAELSVEQRINHWLKNAKRILTLVNANPALAAATLHIDNDLPKDTQQLLLLALFGKLCRFNDHYLQHVLASLLATFWLSSAKTPRDSIPEVIRFLRKHNLAIWQDTVKLQKAFQTGKYINFIADNRLNLAQRLSLLSGVFATNAKKNDYQTVFTHIACRLPAYHRHHIAPLIQLFEGLLPGAKVFANGVPGALVDMQQNHGYVFTLSKDDEDGKWLPLSAIQAPVLLSLPFEHFIALYTDTANARANQGGTPYLPSTFAIQHPPKALITIIDELQKQDVVIEQLCEKIEKVPTFNHFLMLTASQDNRLQLPVKSIKQAVLTYGIERVGDMLIQFALLERLTQNQFPLMGMCKQVTLLACSFSSYFAQIVDSKFTPQSAALTMTFICTPLFTLPGFKVSKSLPVRLDNIVSINNAFKVKSDTPWLAIASELAGSWHQSSTWRAVIHQCGKASTEVPKSIQKEQAVLMLSFSLAKACLFNQDVYTLLQDINVKTLLRILSLESNDVLSALESNGQLLFCPLPL encoded by the coding sequence GTGACCGGCATCATTTCCACACTTAAACGCCTTATTCATATAGGCGAAGCTGAGTTATCAGTCGAGCAGCGTATTAATCATTGGTTAAAAAACGCAAAACGGATATTGACGTTAGTTAATGCAAACCCAGCCCTAGCTGCGGCCACGCTTCACATCGATAACGACTTACCTAAAGACACGCAACAACTTTTGCTATTGGCACTGTTTGGCAAGCTCTGTCGATTTAACGACCATTACCTACAGCACGTTCTCGCGTCTCTACTTGCCACCTTTTGGCTATCAAGCGCTAAAACACCACGAGATAGCATTCCTGAAGTCATTCGCTTTTTGCGTAAACACAATCTGGCCATTTGGCAAGATACGGTAAAATTGCAAAAAGCCTTTCAGACGGGAAAATACATTAACTTTATTGCAGATAACCGACTAAACCTAGCGCAAAGACTTAGCCTTCTCTCTGGCGTTTTCGCAACAAATGCGAAAAAAAACGATTACCAAACGGTATTTACCCACATAGCCTGTCGCCTACCTGCCTATCATCGCCATCATATCGCACCGCTTATTCAGCTATTCGAAGGTTTGCTTCCTGGAGCAAAAGTTTTTGCTAATGGTGTGCCTGGCGCGTTGGTAGATATGCAGCAAAATCATGGTTATGTATTTACGCTCAGCAAGGATGACGAAGATGGTAAATGGCTTCCTTTATCGGCTATTCAAGCTCCGGTGCTTTTATCATTACCCTTTGAGCACTTTATAGCACTGTATACAGACACCGCCAATGCCAGAGCGAATCAGGGCGGCACTCCGTACCTGCCTTCAACATTCGCTATTCAACATCCCCCAAAAGCGCTTATTACCATTATCGACGAATTGCAAAAGCAAGATGTGGTGATTGAACAGCTGTGTGAAAAAATTGAAAAAGTCCCCACTTTTAATCATTTTTTGATGCTCACTGCGAGTCAAGACAACAGGTTACAACTGCCAGTAAAAAGCATAAAACAGGCTGTATTAACCTACGGTATAGAACGAGTGGGCGACATGCTTATTCAGTTCGCTCTTTTAGAGCGGCTTACGCAAAATCAATTTCCACTTATGGGAATGTGTAAGCAAGTAACCTTACTAGCGTGCTCATTTTCTAGCTACTTTGCACAAATTGTAGATTCGAAGTTTACGCCGCAGTCGGCAGCCTTAACGATGACATTTATTTGCACTCCCCTATTCACACTCCCAGGTTTCAAAGTATCTAAATCCTTGCCTGTTCGCCTCGACAATATCGTATCTATTAATAACGCGTTTAAAGTGAAGTCCGATACGCCTTGGCTAGCAATAGCGTCGGAACTCGCTGGTAGTTGGCACCAGAGTTCTACCTGGCGCGCGGTAATACATCAATGTGGAAAAGCGAGCACCGAAGTTCCAAAATCGATTCAGAAAGAACAGGCAGTCTTAATGTTGAGCTTTTCACTTGCGAAAGCATGCTTATTTAATCAGGATGTTTATACGTTACTGCAAGATATTAACGTGAAAACCCTTTTAAGGATTTTAAGCTTAGAATCCAATGATGTTCTCAGTGCGCTTGAGTCTAACGGACAGCTACTTTTTTGTCCCCTCCCTTTATAG
- a CDS encoding DUF3192 domain-containing protein, protein MNTKVIRLILAGVALYAVFVFMVIAFYPDKPENMDWKDREEYNRVQITKLKLGSTREEVLALLGSPDITEAKRQGSTAIQVMFFRTQHVRADGLTTQDECTPLLFENDKLIAWGEGAYSSYQKS, encoded by the coding sequence ATGAATACCAAGGTTATTCGTCTAATTTTAGCTGGCGTCGCGTTATACGCGGTGTTTGTTTTTATGGTCATCGCCTTTTACCCTGATAAACCTGAAAATATGGATTGGAAAGACCGTGAAGAGTACAACCGCGTTCAAATTACTAAGCTGAAGTTGGGCAGTACACGAGAAGAGGTGCTTGCTTTGCTTGGCTCTCCAGACATCACAGAAGCTAAAAGGCAAGGTTCTACAGCGATTCAGGTTATGTTTTTTAGAACCCAGCATGTACGTGCAGACGGATTAACAACACAAGATGAGTGTACGCCTTTACTGTTCGAAAACGATAAGCTTATAGCTTGGGGTGAAGGGGCTTACTCTAGCTATCAAAAAAGTTAA